A genome region from Glycine max cultivar Williams 82 chromosome 5, Glycine_max_v4.0, whole genome shotgun sequence includes the following:
- the LOC100792897 gene encoding ABC transporter A family member 7 translates to MTNPAPASFWTQANALLRKNLTFQKRNVKTNVQLVLFPVFLCLLLFALQRFIDTQIGGSAFKCGCVCANNTTREHSHCPDSQKVCGVQYSDSLQAAFCAIPNPIEWPPLLQLPAPSSRAVRTPSLPLSDLPDASCRRTDSCPLTLLFTAQNHSFAKNVAANMFGSALSVSDFGSDFLASLAMNVLGSESPPWGNNFIEIAFSSGDPIYYLQKKCTDTEKSGLSFPSLPAADNEIKCAQALNLWRNSSSEINGELYKGYQTGNTDGQVNEIVSAFDFLNSNRNRYNVSIWYNSTYKQGTGFSSNVLLRIPRSINLLSNSYLQFLLGPGTKMLFEFVKEMPKPETSFRLEISSLLGTMFFTWVILQLFPVVLTSLVYEKQQKLRIMMKMHGLGDGPYWMISYGYFLAISIIYMLCFVIFGSLLGLKIFTINDYSIQFVFYFIYINLQIALAFLVASIFSNVKTATVTAYIGVFGTGLLAGFLFQFFVQNTSFPRGWIIVMELYPGFALYRGLYELAQFSFEGSSSETGGMKWQNLSESTNGMKEVLIIMFVEWIMMLFAAFYVDQVLSSGSRKGPLFFLKGFQKRPPFQKLDAQMPVSKVFSQMEKPDVIQEKEKVEQLLLEPTINHAIVCDDLKKVYPGRDGNPDKYAVRGLFLSVPQGECFGMLGPNGAGKTSFINMMIGLTKPTSGMAFVQGLDIRTQMDGIYTTMGVCPQHDLLWESLTGREHLFFYGRLKNLKGSVLTQEVEESLESLNLFHGGVADKQVGKYSGGMKRRLSVAISLIGDPRVVYMDEPSSGLDPASRKNLWNVVKHAKQNRAIILTTHSMEEAEALCDRLGIFVNGNLQCVGNAKELKARYGGTYVFTMTTSSDHEKDVENMVQKLTPNANKIYHLSGTQKFELPKGDVRITDVFQAVDAAKRNFTVSAWGLVDTTLEDVFIKVAREAQAFDTLS, encoded by the exons ATGACAAATCCTGCTCCTGCGAGCTTCTGGACTCAAGCAAACGCGCTTCTTCGCAAGAACCTTACCTTCCAG AAACGGAACGTGAAAACGAACGTTCAGCTGGTACTGTTCCCGGTGTTCCTCTGCTTGCTGCTTTTCGCGCTCCAACGCTTCATCGACACCCAAATCGGTGGGTCCGCCTTCAAATGCGGCTGCGTCTGCGCCAACAACACAACCCGAGAACACTCTCACTGCCCTGACTCACAAAAAGTGTGTGGGGTCCAGTACTCCGATTCCCTTCAAGCTGCCTTCTGCGCCATTCCCAACCCCATCGAATGGCCACCGCTCTTGCAGCTTCCGGCGCCGTCGAGCCGCGCCGTGCGAACCCCTTCTCTTCCCCTTTCGGATTTGCCCGATGCCTCGTGCCGGAGAACCGACTCGTGTCCTCTTACTCTGCTCTTCACCGCACAGAATCACTCCTTTGCGAAAA ACGTGGCTGCTAATATGTTTGGGAGTGCCTTGAGTGTAAGTGACTTTGGTAGTGATTTCTTGGCTAGTTTGGCCATGAATGTACTG GGATCTGAATCACCTCCCTGGGGAaacaattttattgaaattgcTTTCTCTTCGGGTGACCCCATTTATTATCTACAAAAAAAGTGCACAGACACAGAGAAATCTGGACTCTCCTTTCCTTCCCTGCCGGCAGCTGACAATG AGATCAAATGTGCTCAGGCTCTAAATTTATGGCGTAATAGTTCTTCTGAGATCAACGGTGAACTATATAAAGGTTATCAAACAGGTAACACAGATGGACAAGTCAATGAGATAGTTTCAG CTTTTGATTTTCTAAATTCAAACAGGAATAGATATAATGTCAGTATATGGTACAACTCAACCTACAAGCAAGGCACAGGATTTAGTTCTAATGTGTTGTTGCGGATTCCTCGCTCTATAAATCTG CTATCAAATTCCTACCTGCAGTTTCTGCTTGGACCTGGAACCAAAATGTTATTTGAGTTTGTAAAGGAAATGCCAAAGCCTGAGACCAGTTTTAGGCTTGAGATATCTTCTCTTCTGGGAACTATGTTTTTTACATGGGTCATCCTGCAACTTTTTCCT GTTGTTCTGACATCACTAGTCTATGAGAAGCAACAAAAATTAAGAATCATGATGAAAATGCATGGTCTTGGTGATGGGCCGTATTGGATGATTTCATATGGTTATTTTCTTGCCATATCAATAATCTACATGTTGTGTTTTGTGATATTTGGTTCACTCTTAG GATTAAAAATCTTCACAATCAACGACTACAGCATCCAATTTGTGTTTTATTTCATCTATATTAACTTACAAATTGCACTGGCGTTTTTGGTGGCTTCCATATTTTCAAATGTTAAGACTGCTACAG TTACTGCATATATTGGTGTCTTTGGAACTGGGTTATTAGCTGGCtttcttttccaattttttgttcaaaatacATCATTTCCAA GAGGGTGGATAATTGTTATGGAGTTGTATCCTGGGTTTGCTTTATATCGCGGGTTATATGAGTTAGCACAATTTTCCTTTGAAGGGAGTAGTTCAGAGACAGGTGGTATGAAGTGGCAGAATCTGAGTGAAAGCACCAATGGCATGAAAGAGGTCTTAATTATCATGTTTGTTGAGTGGATAATGATGCTTTTTGCTGCCTTCTACGTTGACCAAGTATTGTCGTCAGGAAGTAGAAAAGGTCCGCTTTTTTTCTTGAAAGGATTTCAGAAAAGGCCTCCTTTCCAGAAGCTTGATGCCCAAATGCCGGTGTCAAAAGTATTCTCTCAAATGGAGAAACCTGATGTCATCCAAGAG aAGGAGAAGGTGGAGCAACTGCTACTTGAACCGACTATTAATCATGCAATTGTATGTGATGACCTGAAAAAGGTCTATCCAGGGAGGGATGGAAATCCAGATAAATATGCAGTTAGAGGGTTGTTTCTTTCTGTGCCTCAAGGGGAATGCTTTGGTATGCTTGGTCCCAATGGAGCTGGGAAGACCTCTTTTATCAATATG ATGATTGGTCTCACAAAGCCAACCTCTGGTATGGCGTTTGTTCAAGGCTTGGACATAAGAACTCAAATGGATGGAATATATACTACCATGGGTGTATGCCCACAGCATGA CTTGCTGTGGGAAAGCTTGACAGGTAGAGAACACCTATTTTTTTACGGCAGACTTAAAAATCTTAAAGGCTCAGTCTTGACACAA GAAGTAGAAGAATCTTTGGAGAGTTTAAACCTTTTTCATGGAGGAGTTGCTGATAAGCAAGTTGGAAAATACAGTGGAGGGATGAAGAGGAGGCTTAGTGTTGCAATTTCATTGATTGGGGATCCCAGA GTTGTTTACATGGATGAGCCAAGTTCCGGGTTAGACCCTGCCTCAAGAAAAAACTTATGGAATGTTGTCAAGCATGCGAAACAGAACCGTGCAATCATTCTCACCA CACATTCCATGGAAGAGGCAGAGGCCTTATGTGATCGATTGGGAATATTTGTAAATGGTAACTTGCAATGTGTAGGAAATGCAAAGGAG CTGAAAGCAAGATATGGAGGAACTTACGTGTTCACAATGACAACATCTTCAGACCATGAAAAAGATGTGGAGAACATGGTGCAGAAACTCACCCCAAATGCCAACAAGATATACCATCTCTCTGGTACTCAGAAGTTTGAGCTGCCAAAAGGGGATGTTAGAATAACAGATGTATTCCAAGCTGTTGATGCTGCAAAGAGAAACTTCACCGTTTCTGCATGGGGCTTAGTTGACACCACATTGGAAGATGTCTTCATTAAGGTAGCACGCGAGGCTCAGGCATTTGACACCTTGTCATAA
- the IQD14 gene encoding protein IQ-DOMAIN 14 isoform X1, which yields MGKSPGKWIKTVLFGKKSSKSNISKGREVKLVNQKGVVVTSKVPETGLALEPTSDTIARHEEDPELENKEAENVLPGNQEIDTVGSINEDAALDPEKMRLEEAATKAQAAFRGYLARRAFRALKGIIRLQALIRGHLVRRQAVVTLCSMYGIVKFQALVRGGIVRQSNVGSEIHEKSNILNPLDGKLVKPNAMFTKITKLSANAFIRKLLTSSTTIMALRLQYVPGDPNSVLSWLERWSASHFWKPVPQPKKIRDTKSQRKHGNISVGDTHVSKSKRINRKLPTASFDSVPVQANPEFEKPKRNTRKISNQSSDPHVQENPQSELEKIKRNLRKVYNPVVENAVPSEVESEMPKDHLEKVTVTSCLAVSEQEVISSNEKIKKEAILTVSSVPDIETTPRLSVSKEVSDTPSSYQVTVESKPLTEITTKDKNISVSDEVKNEPIDLPEPICKDENSHLTNGDLSHKEDQIGSENQKPNQKASIVAKQERAENGIQNSPTLPSYMAATESAKAKLRAQGSPRFGQDGSERNNHTRRHSLPSSTNSKINSPSPRTQRPVQSGGKGGHRSDRTVSSSRDGNGKVIQAEWRR from the exons ATGGGGAAGTCACCAGGAAAATGGATCAAAACTGTACTGTTCGGGAAAAAGTCAtctaaatcaaatatttcaaaaggCAGAGAGGTA AAGCTTGTTAATCAAAAAGGAGTAGTAGTTACCTCCAAGGTGCCAGAAACTGGTTTGGCTTTAGAACCAACCTCCGATACTATTGCCAGACATGAGGAAGATCCAGAGCTGGAAAATAAAGAAGCAGAAAATGTTTTACCCGGGAATCAAGAAATAGACACAGTGGGATCAATTAATGAAGATGCTGCACTAGATCCAGAGAAAATGAGGCTGGAGGAAGCAGCTACAAAGGCACAAGCTGCTTTCAGGGGTTATTTG GCTCGGAGAGCATTTAGGGCTCTAAAAGGAATAATAAGGTTGCAAGCACTCATCCGTGGGCACTTGGTTAGGAGACAAGCTGTTGTTACATTATGCTCAATGTATGGTATTGTCAAGTTTCAAGCACTTGTTCGTGGAGGAATAGTTAGACAGTCTAATGTTGGATCTGAAATCCATGAGAAGTCCAATATATTGAACCCTCtg GATGGCAAGCTTGTCAAGCCAAATGCTATGTTCACGAAAATTACCAAGCTGTCTGCAAATGCTTTCATTCGGAAG CTTCTTACTTCGTCAACTACAATAATGGCGCTGCGGTTGCAATATGTTCCCGGCGATCCAAATTCAGTCCTAAGTTGGTTGGAGCGCTGGTCAGCATCTCACTTTTGGAAACCAGTTCCCCAACCCAAGAAAATTCGAGATACTAAGTCTCAGAGAAAGCATGGCAATATTTCAGTTGGAGATACTCATGTGAGCAAGTCAAAACGAATCAACAGGAAGCTTCCTACTGCAAGTTTTGACTCGGTCCCAGTGCAAGCAAATCCTGAATTTGAAAAACCAAAACGAAACACAAGGAAAATTTCAAACCAATCCTCAGATCCTCATGTGCAGGAAAACCCACAAAGTGAGCTTGAAAAGATTAAACGTAACTTGAGAAAGGTTTATAACCCAGTTGTTGAGAATGCTGTTCCGTCAGAAGTTGAATCCGAAATGCCAAAGGATCATTTGGAAAAGGTAACAGTTACCTCATGCCTTGCTGTTTCAGAGCAAGAGGTCATTAGTTCTAATGAGAAGATCAAGAAGGAAGCAATATTAACTGTTTCCAGTGTGCCAGATATAGAAACTACTCCAAGACTTTCAGTTAGTAAGGAGGTGTCTGACACACCAAGCAGTTATCAAGTGACTGTGGAATCAAAACCATTGACTGAGATTACaactaaagataaaaacatttCTGTTTCTGACGAAGTAAAAAATGAGCCCATAGATTTACCAGAGCCTATTTGTAAAGATGAAAATTCTCACTTAACAAATGGAGATTTGAGTCACAAGGAAGATCAAATAGGCAGTGAAAACCAGAAACCAAACCAAAAAGCCTCAATTGTAGCAAAGCAGGAACGTGCAGAGAATGGTATACAGAATAGTCCAACATTACCGAGTTACATGGCAGCAACTGAATCTGCAAAGGCAAAGTTGAGGGCACAAGGATCCCCAAGATTTGGACAGGATGGAAGTGAAAGAAACAACCATACTCGGCGACATTCTCTGCCATCCTCAACTAACAGCAAAATTAATTCACCTTCACCTAGGACACAGAGACCAGTTCAATCAGGTGGCAAAGGTGGCCACAGAAGTGACAGAACTGTATCATCTTCTAGAGATGGGAATG GAAAGGTAATTCAAGCAGAGTGGAGGCGGTAA
- the IQD14 gene encoding protein IQ-DOMAIN 14 isoform X3 has product MGKSPGKWIKTVLFGKKSSKSNISKGREVLVNQKGVVVTSKVPETGLALEPTSDTIARHEEDPELENKEAENVLPGNQEIDTVGSINEDAALDPEKMRLEEAATKAQAAFRGYLARRAFRALKGIIRLQALIRGHLVRRQAVVTLCSMYGIVKFQALVRGGIVRQSNVGSEIHEKSNILNPLDGKLVKPNAMFTKITKLSANAFIRKLLTSSTTIMALRLQYVPGDPNSVLSWLERWSASHFWKPVPQPKKIRDTKSQRKHGNISVGDTHVSKSKRINRKLPTASFDSVPVQANPEFEKPKRNTRKISNQSSDPHVQENPQSELEKIKRNLRKVYNPVVENAVPSEVESEMPKDHLEKVTVTSCLAVSEQEVISSNEKIKKEAILTVSSVPDIETTPRLSVSKEVSDTPSSYQVTVESKPLTEITTKDKNISVSDEVKNEPIDLPEPICKDENSHLTNGDLSHKEDQIGSENQKPNQKASIVAKQERAENGIQNSPTLPSYMAATESAKAKLRAQGSPRFGQDGSERNNHTRRHSLPSSTNSKINSPSPRTQRPVQSGGKGGHRSDRTVSSSRDGNGKVIQAEWRR; this is encoded by the exons ATGGGGAAGTCACCAGGAAAATGGATCAAAACTGTACTGTTCGGGAAAAAGTCAtctaaatcaaatatttcaaaaggCAGAGAGGTA CTTGTTAATCAAAAAGGAGTAGTAGTTACCTCCAAGGTGCCAGAAACTGGTTTGGCTTTAGAACCAACCTCCGATACTATTGCCAGACATGAGGAAGATCCAGAGCTGGAAAATAAAGAAGCAGAAAATGTTTTACCCGGGAATCAAGAAATAGACACAGTGGGATCAATTAATGAAGATGCTGCACTAGATCCAGAGAAAATGAGGCTGGAGGAAGCAGCTACAAAGGCACAAGCTGCTTTCAGGGGTTATTTG GCTCGGAGAGCATTTAGGGCTCTAAAAGGAATAATAAGGTTGCAAGCACTCATCCGTGGGCACTTGGTTAGGAGACAAGCTGTTGTTACATTATGCTCAATGTATGGTATTGTCAAGTTTCAAGCACTTGTTCGTGGAGGAATAGTTAGACAGTCTAATGTTGGATCTGAAATCCATGAGAAGTCCAATATATTGAACCCTCtg GATGGCAAGCTTGTCAAGCCAAATGCTATGTTCACGAAAATTACCAAGCTGTCTGCAAATGCTTTCATTCGGAAG CTTCTTACTTCGTCAACTACAATAATGGCGCTGCGGTTGCAATATGTTCCCGGCGATCCAAATTCAGTCCTAAGTTGGTTGGAGCGCTGGTCAGCATCTCACTTTTGGAAACCAGTTCCCCAACCCAAGAAAATTCGAGATACTAAGTCTCAGAGAAAGCATGGCAATATTTCAGTTGGAGATACTCATGTGAGCAAGTCAAAACGAATCAACAGGAAGCTTCCTACTGCAAGTTTTGACTCGGTCCCAGTGCAAGCAAATCCTGAATTTGAAAAACCAAAACGAAACACAAGGAAAATTTCAAACCAATCCTCAGATCCTCATGTGCAGGAAAACCCACAAAGTGAGCTTGAAAAGATTAAACGTAACTTGAGAAAGGTTTATAACCCAGTTGTTGAGAATGCTGTTCCGTCAGAAGTTGAATCCGAAATGCCAAAGGATCATTTGGAAAAGGTAACAGTTACCTCATGCCTTGCTGTTTCAGAGCAAGAGGTCATTAGTTCTAATGAGAAGATCAAGAAGGAAGCAATATTAACTGTTTCCAGTGTGCCAGATATAGAAACTACTCCAAGACTTTCAGTTAGTAAGGAGGTGTCTGACACACCAAGCAGTTATCAAGTGACTGTGGAATCAAAACCATTGACTGAGATTACaactaaagataaaaacatttCTGTTTCTGACGAAGTAAAAAATGAGCCCATAGATTTACCAGAGCCTATTTGTAAAGATGAAAATTCTCACTTAACAAATGGAGATTTGAGTCACAAGGAAGATCAAATAGGCAGTGAAAACCAGAAACCAAACCAAAAAGCCTCAATTGTAGCAAAGCAGGAACGTGCAGAGAATGGTATACAGAATAGTCCAACATTACCGAGTTACATGGCAGCAACTGAATCTGCAAAGGCAAAGTTGAGGGCACAAGGATCCCCAAGATTTGGACAGGATGGAAGTGAAAGAAACAACCATACTCGGCGACATTCTCTGCCATCCTCAACTAACAGCAAAATTAATTCACCTTCACCTAGGACACAGAGACCAGTTCAATCAGGTGGCAAAGGTGGCCACAGAAGTGACAGAACTGTATCATCTTCTAGAGATGGGAATG GAAAGGTAATTCAAGCAGAGTGGAGGCGGTAA
- the IQD14 gene encoding protein IQ-DOMAIN 14 isoform X2, protein MGKSPGKWIKTVLFGKKSSKSNISKGREKLVNQKGVVVTSKVPETGLALEPTSDTIARHEEDPELENKEAENVLPGNQEIDTVGSINEDAALDPEKMRLEEAATKAQAAFRGYLARRAFRALKGIIRLQALIRGHLVRRQAVVTLCSMYGIVKFQALVRGGIVRQSNVGSEIHEKSNILNPLDGKLVKPNAMFTKITKLSANAFIRKLLTSSTTIMALRLQYVPGDPNSVLSWLERWSASHFWKPVPQPKKIRDTKSQRKHGNISVGDTHVSKSKRINRKLPTASFDSVPVQANPEFEKPKRNTRKISNQSSDPHVQENPQSELEKIKRNLRKVYNPVVENAVPSEVESEMPKDHLEKVTVTSCLAVSEQEVISSNEKIKKEAILTVSSVPDIETTPRLSVSKEVSDTPSSYQVTVESKPLTEITTKDKNISVSDEVKNEPIDLPEPICKDENSHLTNGDLSHKEDQIGSENQKPNQKASIVAKQERAENGIQNSPTLPSYMAATESAKAKLRAQGSPRFGQDGSERNNHTRRHSLPSSTNSKINSPSPRTQRPVQSGGKGGHRSDRTVSSSRDGNGKVIQAEWRR, encoded by the exons ATGGGGAAGTCACCAGGAAAATGGATCAAAACTGTACTGTTCGGGAAAAAGTCAtctaaatcaaatatttcaaaaggCAGAGAG AAGCTTGTTAATCAAAAAGGAGTAGTAGTTACCTCCAAGGTGCCAGAAACTGGTTTGGCTTTAGAACCAACCTCCGATACTATTGCCAGACATGAGGAAGATCCAGAGCTGGAAAATAAAGAAGCAGAAAATGTTTTACCCGGGAATCAAGAAATAGACACAGTGGGATCAATTAATGAAGATGCTGCACTAGATCCAGAGAAAATGAGGCTGGAGGAAGCAGCTACAAAGGCACAAGCTGCTTTCAGGGGTTATTTG GCTCGGAGAGCATTTAGGGCTCTAAAAGGAATAATAAGGTTGCAAGCACTCATCCGTGGGCACTTGGTTAGGAGACAAGCTGTTGTTACATTATGCTCAATGTATGGTATTGTCAAGTTTCAAGCACTTGTTCGTGGAGGAATAGTTAGACAGTCTAATGTTGGATCTGAAATCCATGAGAAGTCCAATATATTGAACCCTCtg GATGGCAAGCTTGTCAAGCCAAATGCTATGTTCACGAAAATTACCAAGCTGTCTGCAAATGCTTTCATTCGGAAG CTTCTTACTTCGTCAACTACAATAATGGCGCTGCGGTTGCAATATGTTCCCGGCGATCCAAATTCAGTCCTAAGTTGGTTGGAGCGCTGGTCAGCATCTCACTTTTGGAAACCAGTTCCCCAACCCAAGAAAATTCGAGATACTAAGTCTCAGAGAAAGCATGGCAATATTTCAGTTGGAGATACTCATGTGAGCAAGTCAAAACGAATCAACAGGAAGCTTCCTACTGCAAGTTTTGACTCGGTCCCAGTGCAAGCAAATCCTGAATTTGAAAAACCAAAACGAAACACAAGGAAAATTTCAAACCAATCCTCAGATCCTCATGTGCAGGAAAACCCACAAAGTGAGCTTGAAAAGATTAAACGTAACTTGAGAAAGGTTTATAACCCAGTTGTTGAGAATGCTGTTCCGTCAGAAGTTGAATCCGAAATGCCAAAGGATCATTTGGAAAAGGTAACAGTTACCTCATGCCTTGCTGTTTCAGAGCAAGAGGTCATTAGTTCTAATGAGAAGATCAAGAAGGAAGCAATATTAACTGTTTCCAGTGTGCCAGATATAGAAACTACTCCAAGACTTTCAGTTAGTAAGGAGGTGTCTGACACACCAAGCAGTTATCAAGTGACTGTGGAATCAAAACCATTGACTGAGATTACaactaaagataaaaacatttCTGTTTCTGACGAAGTAAAAAATGAGCCCATAGATTTACCAGAGCCTATTTGTAAAGATGAAAATTCTCACTTAACAAATGGAGATTTGAGTCACAAGGAAGATCAAATAGGCAGTGAAAACCAGAAACCAAACCAAAAAGCCTCAATTGTAGCAAAGCAGGAACGTGCAGAGAATGGTATACAGAATAGTCCAACATTACCGAGTTACATGGCAGCAACTGAATCTGCAAAGGCAAAGTTGAGGGCACAAGGATCCCCAAGATTTGGACAGGATGGAAGTGAAAGAAACAACCATACTCGGCGACATTCTCTGCCATCCTCAACTAACAGCAAAATTAATTCACCTTCACCTAGGACACAGAGACCAGTTCAATCAGGTGGCAAAGGTGGCCACAGAAGTGACAGAACTGTATCATCTTCTAGAGATGGGAATG GAAAGGTAATTCAAGCAGAGTGGAGGCGGTAA
- the IQD14 gene encoding protein IQ-DOMAIN 14 isoform X4, with amino-acid sequence MGKSPGKWIKTVLFGKKSSKSNISKGRELVNQKGVVVTSKVPETGLALEPTSDTIARHEEDPELENKEAENVLPGNQEIDTVGSINEDAALDPEKMRLEEAATKAQAAFRGYLARRAFRALKGIIRLQALIRGHLVRRQAVVTLCSMYGIVKFQALVRGGIVRQSNVGSEIHEKSNILNPLDGKLVKPNAMFTKITKLSANAFIRKLLTSSTTIMALRLQYVPGDPNSVLSWLERWSASHFWKPVPQPKKIRDTKSQRKHGNISVGDTHVSKSKRINRKLPTASFDSVPVQANPEFEKPKRNTRKISNQSSDPHVQENPQSELEKIKRNLRKVYNPVVENAVPSEVESEMPKDHLEKVTVTSCLAVSEQEVISSNEKIKKEAILTVSSVPDIETTPRLSVSKEVSDTPSSYQVTVESKPLTEITTKDKNISVSDEVKNEPIDLPEPICKDENSHLTNGDLSHKEDQIGSENQKPNQKASIVAKQERAENGIQNSPTLPSYMAATESAKAKLRAQGSPRFGQDGSERNNHTRRHSLPSSTNSKINSPSPRTQRPVQSGGKGGHRSDRTVSSSRDGNGKVIQAEWRR; translated from the exons ATGGGGAAGTCACCAGGAAAATGGATCAAAACTGTACTGTTCGGGAAAAAGTCAtctaaatcaaatatttcaaaaggCAGAGAG CTTGTTAATCAAAAAGGAGTAGTAGTTACCTCCAAGGTGCCAGAAACTGGTTTGGCTTTAGAACCAACCTCCGATACTATTGCCAGACATGAGGAAGATCCAGAGCTGGAAAATAAAGAAGCAGAAAATGTTTTACCCGGGAATCAAGAAATAGACACAGTGGGATCAATTAATGAAGATGCTGCACTAGATCCAGAGAAAATGAGGCTGGAGGAAGCAGCTACAAAGGCACAAGCTGCTTTCAGGGGTTATTTG GCTCGGAGAGCATTTAGGGCTCTAAAAGGAATAATAAGGTTGCAAGCACTCATCCGTGGGCACTTGGTTAGGAGACAAGCTGTTGTTACATTATGCTCAATGTATGGTATTGTCAAGTTTCAAGCACTTGTTCGTGGAGGAATAGTTAGACAGTCTAATGTTGGATCTGAAATCCATGAGAAGTCCAATATATTGAACCCTCtg GATGGCAAGCTTGTCAAGCCAAATGCTATGTTCACGAAAATTACCAAGCTGTCTGCAAATGCTTTCATTCGGAAG CTTCTTACTTCGTCAACTACAATAATGGCGCTGCGGTTGCAATATGTTCCCGGCGATCCAAATTCAGTCCTAAGTTGGTTGGAGCGCTGGTCAGCATCTCACTTTTGGAAACCAGTTCCCCAACCCAAGAAAATTCGAGATACTAAGTCTCAGAGAAAGCATGGCAATATTTCAGTTGGAGATACTCATGTGAGCAAGTCAAAACGAATCAACAGGAAGCTTCCTACTGCAAGTTTTGACTCGGTCCCAGTGCAAGCAAATCCTGAATTTGAAAAACCAAAACGAAACACAAGGAAAATTTCAAACCAATCCTCAGATCCTCATGTGCAGGAAAACCCACAAAGTGAGCTTGAAAAGATTAAACGTAACTTGAGAAAGGTTTATAACCCAGTTGTTGAGAATGCTGTTCCGTCAGAAGTTGAATCCGAAATGCCAAAGGATCATTTGGAAAAGGTAACAGTTACCTCATGCCTTGCTGTTTCAGAGCAAGAGGTCATTAGTTCTAATGAGAAGATCAAGAAGGAAGCAATATTAACTGTTTCCAGTGTGCCAGATATAGAAACTACTCCAAGACTTTCAGTTAGTAAGGAGGTGTCTGACACACCAAGCAGTTATCAAGTGACTGTGGAATCAAAACCATTGACTGAGATTACaactaaagataaaaacatttCTGTTTCTGACGAAGTAAAAAATGAGCCCATAGATTTACCAGAGCCTATTTGTAAAGATGAAAATTCTCACTTAACAAATGGAGATTTGAGTCACAAGGAAGATCAAATAGGCAGTGAAAACCAGAAACCAAACCAAAAAGCCTCAATTGTAGCAAAGCAGGAACGTGCAGAGAATGGTATACAGAATAGTCCAACATTACCGAGTTACATGGCAGCAACTGAATCTGCAAAGGCAAAGTTGAGGGCACAAGGATCCCCAAGATTTGGACAGGATGGAAGTGAAAGAAACAACCATACTCGGCGACATTCTCTGCCATCCTCAACTAACAGCAAAATTAATTCACCTTCACCTAGGACACAGAGACCAGTTCAATCAGGTGGCAAAGGTGGCCACAGAAGTGACAGAACTGTATCATCTTCTAGAGATGGGAATG GAAAGGTAATTCAAGCAGAGTGGAGGCGGTAA